A window of Chiloscyllium plagiosum isolate BGI_BamShark_2017 chromosome 25, ASM401019v2, whole genome shotgun sequence genomic DNA:
GTGGGGAATGGAGGGGAGACTTGGCTCCTATTTGGCATagcaattccttttttttaaaattggaggcGAGCAGACCCCTAAGTCTATATGCCCAAGGCAAGTTTAGGCGGATCATATGAAGCTTTGTGGGGATCGCTTCAAGATGTAGCTCTCCAACCGCCTCACAACTTTCCTTGAAGGCTGCtcccattcccctgctcctcactGATGCTGACTGGATGGGAAATCCATGGGCGCTGGAGTGGGGGCCAAACAAGCGGCCACTTTGCATAACGAGTACGCGGTGCAGCCAGGCGGGCTGGTGACCCTGCAAAACTAACTTAATCAGTGGTCTTTCAGTCACTGAATGATCCGGGCGGCCGTTTGGTATAGTCGAGGACTGGAAGAGGCTTGGAACACGACTGAAAGATCAGTTTACACTTGGTTAAGGAAGACTCGCAGTTCCAACGTGAAAACGAATTTCAGTTTCCAAACACCATCGCAGTTCAGACTACAGTATTTGGATTTAAACGGTCACATGTTTTTGATTATTGGAGAACATGCTGGGACTCCAAAAAGAAGCTTCAGTAGGTTTTAAAAATATCTGACCTATTAAATATATCACATACAATCCAACCTAATATTGAAATTTCAGCTATAGATCGACTTCTGTACTACCACTGGCTCTTAAAATCAATAAATAGCAGTTTTAATCTGAGTGACAGCATGGGGCTGTTTAGCTAAAGTGACCGATCTGAATGTTGTTTAGGATTACCTTACCATTTGCTGGTGCTAAAACAGTAGCTCGCCCCCGTCTTCCATTCACACACTGTACATCTCATTCACTACCAGCAATAAATTTGGTTCGTAACAGTGCAAGTCGACCCATAATCACTGAATATGGAAAAAGAGCAATGATGGAAAGAGGGCCCATTCTGAGAACATTGTGTCCTCCAGTTATAAGCTTCCTCTTTAATTGTGTGACAGGGCAGTGCTACCAAAGGGAAACAGGTATACAGAGAATGCATTCAACATTGAGTAACTTGTACATAGGGGTCGGTTAGTTCAGTTGCTGGACGGGTGGTTAGCGCAGGTTCAATTTTTGAACAGAtcgaggttaccatgaaggtcccaccttttcaacctctcccctcacctgatgcctctcaggttaaaccagcacgacctgtctctctctctctttctaatatGTGAGCCGTCCTCTGGGAGTGTCACTCTTTTTTACATAGAATTGGTTTGTTTGTTTTAACAGCTGGCAAAACAGATTCAGTTTCAGAGGAACAATTTTGTAGGAAATTGACAAAAGAAACATTGCATTTAAATTCGGGATCCGAACAAGTAATTTGATTTAGAGGCATAGAGAGGCACTTACTCAGAACATTCAACCTGGTTCCGCTACCGAAGTACCCGATGTTGCTTTCATCGTATGAGTAACAGTAATAATCGCCAGCGTCCTCTGCCTGCACGTTAGTGATGGTCAAATATCCCACGTTGGTTGATTCTTCTTCCAGGCCGATAAATCTCTCCGGGATACCCTCGCCTCTGCTATCGGTCCCATACAGGATAAATCTTGGGGCGCTGTCTCGTTTCTGATGGTACCAAGAAACATAGCTTTCTGAAAGGTCGATTCCGTGGACTGTACAGGTCAGGCGAACAGTTTCTCCAGGTGTTGTGGACTCGGAGGCTGGTTGGACCAAGCGGACCTCCGCGCTTGTACCTGTAAAACagataaaacatttcaagattaAAATTCAAACGATAAACATGAACGACGACATTGTGTTCAGATCAAATCAGACTCTGGATTAGGCgtttgctttaattttaaaaatgttcttaatGCTAAAGAAATTGCAAATATTTCGACGACACTTACAGGTCAGACCAATTATAAGCAATAGCAGAGCAAGAGTAACGGCCATTGTGATGGCACGATGAAGCAGGAGTATTCGGATCAGTGAATGTAACGTTTTATATCAAAGTCTTGAACAACTTGAATGGCACCGTCTGATTAAATAGGCAAATATATTGTCCTCCCGACATTGTCGATTGGCCAACCGAGCAGCATCCACGTTCTTGTAACCAATTGCGTCAGTCACAACAGGAAATTCTCGCGATAGAATTCAACTTGTGCACACTCCCTCCTCCTCAATCAGATAATTCCCTTACATTTTCGCTACGACTTTAACTAAAATTCAAAGACTAAAATGTTTCAATGCTCATATTTAGTAAAACCTCACATTTGATCAATGGCTATATTTTAAATCAATTGCCTCATATAATTTACATTTGCATTAGGGCCATGTATTTAACAATTTCGTCATTTGAATCAATAAAGTTGATTACTAATTTTAGACTAAATATATCAGCGTTAGTACTGTTTATTCTGTGCTTAGAATATGCGGTGAGGCACCAAGCGCTATTTTAAACTTGCGGAAAGTGCAAAAGTGCCGCAAATATCCTTTATAGGtaaatttataaacttctaactctttatttattttttaatcagtCAGTGCAACTCGTTGAGGGCCCCTCTGTGGAATGGCCG
This region includes:
- the LOC122562485 gene encoding immunoglobulin lambda-1 light chain-like; the protein is MAVTLALLLLIIGLTCTSAEVRLVQPASESTTPGETVRLTCTVHGIDLSESYVSWYHQKRDSAPRFILYGTDSRGEGIPERFIGLEEESTNVGYLTITNVQAEDAGDYYCYSYDESNIGYFGSGTRLNVLSRQPNKPTVLLLPPSEQQIAGANEATLVCMVSHFYPESVTLVWSVDGKVRQTGIQTSSTLQDSDQTYSVSSYLTLSASEWTSHELYSCGVQHQTLSSTLEQSIRKSSCI